Proteins found in one Schistocerca serialis cubense isolate TAMUIC-IGC-003099 chromosome 5, iqSchSeri2.2, whole genome shotgun sequence genomic segment:
- the LOC126481810 gene encoding uncharacterized protein LOC126481810, which produces MPVPNEEKWNAIAEEFWTKWQFPNCIGSLDGKHVTIQAPNNSGSLYWNYKKTYSIVLLALVDPCYNFIAIDVGAYGKNSDGGILVNSNLGKSLENNTLSVPKSKTLPGTDVELPMVIVGDEAFPLKTYLMRPYPGRNLTNDKAIFNYRLSRARRISENAFGILQQKFRIFRRILQGDPNNLTMIVTAACVLYNFIRKMEGYRVPEQRMDQTETDEGSGSSSNLRNLPRIRGRSTDAAFAVREQLKKFLNSPQGTVEWQEHVALAI; this is translated from the coding sequence gaatgctatagctgaggagttttggacaaaatggcagtttccaaactgcattggatctttagatggaaagcacgtaacaatacaggctccaaacaactcaggaagtctctattggaattacaaaaaaacatattccattgtgcttcttgctctggttgacccatgttataattttattgcaatagacgtgggagcgtacggaaaaaactctgatggaggcattctagtaaattcaaatcttggaaagtcattggaaaacaatacgcttagcgtcccaaagagtaaaactttacccggaactgatgttgaacttccaatggtaattgtaggcgatgaagctttccctctcaaaacatacttgatgcgaccatatcctggcaggaacttaacaaatgacaaggctatatttaattatcgtttgagtcgggcaagaagaatatccgaaaatgcattcggtatattgcaacagaaatttcgaatatttagaagaatccttcagggagatcctaataaccttacaatgattgtgacggctgcgtgtgtactgtacaactttattcgaaaaatggaaggttatagggtgcccgaacagaggatggatcaaacGGAAACTGATGAGGGATCCGGAAGttcatcaaatcttcgaaacctacctcgaattcgtgggagatcaacagatgctgcatttgctgtacgagaacaactcaaaaaattcctgaactctccacaagggactgtggaatggcaagaacatgtcgccttggcgatataa